A genome region from Fervidobacterium changbaicum includes the following:
- a CDS encoding type IV pilus twitching motility protein PilT, producing the protein MVDIYEIISKAKNSRATDVHISADNPPIMRVDGYLTKMQGYKPLTPSEVRDIVTRLLEEHDIMSHNKEVDFSFGFEDVRIRANLYYERGNPALALRIITKRIRTFEELGLPTTIRDFCDRDTGLIIITGPTGSGKSTTLAAMVDYINSKYAYHIITIEDPIEYVFENKNSLIHQREVGRDTESFADGLKYALRQDPDIILVGEMRDLETISLALTAAETGHLVLATLHTNSAATAPERIVDVFPAHQQKQVSLQLANTLVGVVYQRLVPKKTVGMMPVAEILVANAAVKNLIREGKIHQIESIMQTAQKLGNVLFDDALLKAYFDNAITKETLIGFARNPEEVSKKIGWTGV; encoded by the coding sequence ATGGTAGATATATACGAAATTATAAGTAAAGCGAAGAATTCTCGAGCCACAGATGTCCATATATCTGCAGATAACCCTCCAATTATGCGTGTTGATGGATACTTAACAAAGATGCAAGGTTACAAACCTCTTACTCCAAGCGAAGTGAGAGATATTGTAACGCGTCTTTTAGAAGAACATGATATAATGAGCCATAATAAGGAAGTGGATTTCTCTTTCGGTTTTGAAGATGTAAGAATTAGGGCCAACCTCTACTATGAGCGTGGTAATCCTGCTTTGGCTTTGAGGATTATCACAAAGCGTATAAGGACCTTCGAAGAACTTGGACTTCCCACGACCATTAGAGATTTCTGCGATAGAGACACAGGACTAATCATCATAACAGGTCCTACCGGAAGCGGTAAATCCACAACGCTTGCAGCTATGGTTGACTATATTAATTCCAAGTATGCATACCACATAATTACGATAGAAGATCCTATAGAGTACGTTTTCGAAAATAAGAATTCACTGATACATCAGCGTGAAGTAGGGCGAGACACGGAATCATTTGCAGATGGTCTTAAATACGCACTCAGGCAAGATCCGGATATAATTCTTGTTGGTGAAATGAGGGATTTAGAAACAATTTCGTTGGCACTGACAGCCGCTGAGACTGGGCATTTGGTCCTTGCGACTCTTCACACAAACTCTGCAGCAACGGCACCTGAAAGAATTGTTGACGTCTTTCCGGCTCATCAGCAGAAGCAGGTTTCATTGCAGCTTGCAAATACATTAGTAGGCGTTGTTTACCAAAGGCTCGTTCCAAAGAAGACGGTGGGAATGATGCCGGTTGCAGAGATATTGGTAGCAAATGCTGCGGTAAAGAACCTCATAAGAGAAGGAAAGATTCATCAGATAGAGAGCATCATGCAAACCGCTCAGAAACTTGGAAATGTTCTTTTTGATGATGCTCTTCTAAAGGCATATTTTGACAATGCAATAACGAAAGAGACACTTATAGGTTTTGCACGCAATCCTGAGGAGGTGTCTAAGAAAATAGGATGGACAGGAGTTTAA
- the rho gene encoding transcription termination factor Rho has product MKQLEEMTMKELYELARKYDIPRYTSMRKQDLIFEILEAKAKAEGYFFGEGVLEIAPDGYGFLRSLETMLSGPKDIYVSQSQIRKFNLNTGDIVSGVIRPPKEGERFNAMIKIEAINYKPPEFANERVNFENLTPDYPRERYVLETKPDIFSTRLIDLFAPIGKGQRGMIVAPPKAGKTTILKEIANGIAENHPDTIRIVLLIDERPEEVTDIKESVDAKVIAAPFDMPSEKQIKIAELTLEMCKRLVEYGNHVVVLLDSLTRLARVYNITVPPSGKLLTGGVDPAALHKPKQFFGAARNTREGGSLTIIATALVETGSKMDEVIFEEFKGTGNMELVLSRQLANKRIFPAINITLSGTRREELLITQNNLKKIWLLRRMLDSMSEEEGLKLILNKLKDTKTNAEFLALIDAQKSV; this is encoded by the coding sequence ATGAAACAACTTGAAGAAATGACAATGAAAGAACTATACGAATTGGCAAGAAAATATGATATCCCAAGGTATACTAGCATGAGGAAACAAGACTTAATATTCGAAATCCTCGAGGCCAAAGCAAAGGCTGAAGGTTATTTTTTTGGTGAAGGTGTGCTTGAAATCGCTCCTGACGGCTATGGTTTCTTGAGAAGTTTGGAAACGATGCTCTCCGGTCCAAAGGATATATACGTCTCGCAATCTCAAATCAGGAAATTTAATCTAAACACAGGTGACATTGTTTCTGGAGTCATTCGCCCTCCAAAAGAGGGTGAACGATTCAATGCGATGATTAAAATCGAAGCAATAAACTACAAACCCCCTGAGTTTGCAAATGAGAGGGTTAATTTTGAAAACTTGACACCTGATTATCCAAGAGAACGATATGTTCTTGAAACTAAGCCCGATATATTCTCAACAAGACTTATAGACCTATTTGCGCCTATTGGAAAAGGCCAGCGTGGTATGATAGTTGCTCCTCCGAAGGCAGGTAAGACGACTATACTAAAAGAGATAGCCAACGGCATAGCCGAAAATCATCCGGACACAATAAGAATAGTGTTGCTTATCGATGAAAGACCTGAAGAAGTTACCGACATCAAAGAATCCGTTGATGCAAAAGTTATTGCAGCTCCATTTGATATGCCCTCCGAAAAACAGATTAAAATAGCCGAATTAACACTTGAGATGTGTAAGCGTCTTGTCGAGTATGGTAATCACGTTGTTGTGCTTTTAGATAGTTTGACGAGACTTGCGCGTGTGTATAACATAACGGTGCCACCGAGTGGGAAATTGTTGACTGGTGGTGTTGACCCTGCTGCGTTACATAAACCAAAGCAGTTTTTTGGAGCTGCACGAAATACTCGTGAAGGTGGAAGCTTAACCATAATCGCAACGGCTCTCGTAGAAACAGGTTCTAAGATGGATGAGGTCATATTTGAAGAATTCAAAGGTACAGGTAACATGGAATTGGTTCTCTCAAGACAGCTTGCAAACAAAAGAATATTCCCAGCGATAAATATCACGCTCTCTGGAACAAGAAGAGAGGAACTGTTAATTACTCAGAACAACCTTAAGAAAATTTGGTTGCTGCGACGAATGCTCGATTCCATGAGTGAAGAAGAAGGTCTGAAACTGATCTTAAATAAGCTTAAGGACACGAAAACAAATGCTGAATTTCTTGCGTTAATTGATGCTCAAAAAAGTGTTTAG
- a CDS encoding organic solvent tolerance protein OstA, which yields MKRFLKVLGIFVLLIAVVIVLTSQTTATTTTQKKSKTVRVSADYVEPKSDIIYYKGRVFVNIEEDKVSLKTAEMYVKKVGDKWRTVDIPTKVEFTFDGGSAVAEKMTYDLDNRTGNLTNSTVTILDTKSNEKIIVVSDTLNFDLENDKYNGTKKGGVNITKGAVKAVADRFEYDKKKGELYLYGAVVITDDQKGIKMTASDAVIYTEKNDMKANNVSIELKVE from the coding sequence ATGAAAAGGTTTTTGAAAGTACTCGGCATTTTTGTGCTGCTTATCGCAGTTGTAATTGTTTTGACTTCACAAACTACAGCCACTACAACGACACAGAAAAAGTCCAAAACTGTACGAGTCTCCGCTGACTATGTGGAACCAAAAAGCGATATTATATACTACAAAGGTCGAGTCTTCGTAAATATTGAAGAGGACAAAGTAAGTCTTAAGACAGCTGAGATGTACGTAAAAAAAGTCGGAGATAAATGGAGAACTGTCGACATTCCAACGAAAGTTGAGTTCACATTTGATGGAGGTAGTGCGGTAGCGGAGAAAATGACTTATGACCTGGACAACAGAACAGGAAACCTAACAAATTCGACCGTCACAATCCTTGATACAAAAAGTAATGAGAAAATAATCGTGGTCAGTGATACTCTTAACTTTGATCTTGAGAACGATAAGTATAATGGAACGAAGAAAGGCGGAGTAAATATAACGAAAGGTGCTGTTAAGGCTGTGGCAGATAGGTTTGAATACGACAAAAAGAAAGGAGAGCTTTATCTTTACGGAGCAGTTGTCATAACCGATGATCAAAAGGGTATAAAGATGACCGCTTCTGATGCTGTCATATATACTGAAAAGAACGATATGAAGGCCAACAACGTAAGCATTGAACTGAAAGTCGAATAG
- the upp gene encoding uracil phosphoribosyltransferase gives MMMLHVVDHPLIKHKLTIMRKKETGPKEFRELLREITLLITYEATRHIEVYEIEVETPLEKTKGYYINDKDIVVIPILRAGLGMVDGILELLPNASVGHIGIYRDPETLRAVDYYFKTPKLHDKSEIFILDPMLATGVSAIDAIGKVKELGGKRITFISLIASPEGVKALEEAHPDVDIYTASLDRELNNHGYILPGLGDAGDRLYRTK, from the coding sequence ATAATGATGCTACACGTGGTAGACCATCCTTTAATCAAACACAAGTTAACGATCATGCGTAAGAAAGAAACAGGACCTAAGGAATTCAGGGAGCTACTAAGGGAGATCACACTTCTGATAACATACGAAGCAACCAGACACATCGAAGTCTACGAAATAGAAGTAGAGACCCCTTTAGAAAAGACCAAAGGTTATTACATAAATGATAAAGACATCGTTGTAATTCCTATTTTGAGAGCGGGGCTTGGAATGGTAGATGGAATTCTCGAATTATTGCCGAATGCATCGGTTGGTCATATCGGAATTTACAGAGATCCCGAAACACTTAGAGCTGTTGATTATTATTTTAAAACTCCTAAATTGCATGACAAAAGTGAAATCTTCATCCTTGACCCAATGCTGGCAACAGGTGTATCTGCTATTGATGCAATTGGAAAAGTGAAAGAACTTGGTGGTAAGAGAATCACTTTCATATCATTAATAGCCTCGCCTGAAGGAGTCAAAGCACTGGAAGAAGCGCACCCTGATGTAGATATTTATACAGCTTCACTCGACAGGGAATTGAATAACCACGGTTACATTCTTCCTGGGCTTGGTGATGCAGGTGACAGACTTTACAGAACGAAGTAA
- a CDS encoding patatin-like phospholipase family protein gives MIVIMIGLALQAGGVKGFSHIATLKVFEECKTKPDIISGSSAGAIVGALYALHNDSDVVYKAFSDAVRKFLKKQKSKPEPIMNFEMVIKESLYSLDEYYQFFKALFGKRKFSELKTKLLVVAFDIESWKSFIIDEGYVVDAVLASCTVPGVFEPTYIAGVRMLDGGVLSPVPTFELKQYGVDKIVASIFKESVPSYTTHMELMLTIDAIKESYIIQHELSIADFVFSYPVNVNWQDFNKYAEVYENALNVARRVKDEFENFIRR, from the coding sequence TTGATAGTAATTATGATAGGACTTGCTTTACAAGCTGGGGGAGTAAAAGGTTTCTCGCATATAGCGACATTAAAGGTTTTTGAGGAATGTAAAACTAAGCCCGATATTATATCAGGCTCTTCAGCAGGTGCTATAGTTGGTGCATTGTATGCATTGCACAACGATTCGGACGTGGTTTACAAAGCCTTTTCAGATGCTGTTCGAAAATTCCTCAAAAAACAAAAATCAAAACCAGAACCAATAATGAATTTTGAAATGGTTATAAAGGAATCTCTCTACAGTCTTGACGAGTATTACCAGTTTTTTAAAGCTCTCTTTGGAAAAAGGAAGTTTTCCGAGTTGAAAACCAAACTCTTGGTTGTGGCTTTCGATATTGAAAGTTGGAAAAGTTTTATTATAGATGAAGGCTATGTTGTTGACGCGGTGCTTGCAAGTTGTACAGTTCCTGGCGTGTTCGAACCTACGTACATTGCAGGTGTTCGAATGCTTGATGGTGGAGTTCTTTCTCCGGTCCCAACGTTCGAATTAAAGCAATATGGAGTGGATAAAATCGTCGCAAGTATTTTTAAAGAGAGTGTCCCATCATATACAACGCATATGGAGCTTATGCTTACTATTGATGCGATTAAAGAATCGTATATTATACAACATGAACTTAGCATTGCAGACTTTGTATTTAGTTATCCTGTCAATGTCAACTGGCAAGATTTTAATAAGTACGCAGAGGTTTATGAAAATGCTCTAAACGTCGCAAGGAGAGTGAAAGATGAGTTTGAAAATTTCATTAGGCGGTGA
- the dnaX gene encoding DNA polymerase III subunit gamma/tau codes for MEALYRKYRPTRFSEIVGQEHIKRLLKNALDKRRISHAYIFAGPRGTGKTTTARILAKSLNCENNQYKEPCNECVSCKAIDNGSHLDVIELDAASNRGIDEVRKIREGVNFTPVMGKYKVYIIDEVHMLTKEAFNALLKTLEEPPQHVVFILATTNPEKIPPTIISRCQVLEFRNISNDEIKSRLREICEKEGYDVTDEALEKVVRKAAGGLRDALSILEQVVRYSGGEVTPQAVNEALGLVGDETIDEFIESLRTGDLQSVEDIIDEVYVERGDFDTFLTQVIEKLLEQKNSHGIKLASEIYKIQKELKTAEEKLLLAKVLMLNLAVMQNKSAEIPFSQPTATYSSKTVAQTKSLETPKSSVESEEEVQQLVQTTSNGINKGTANETKMIAEEKVKESVVSPIEKLENGGERDLTKNQIEEVTPTEGSKSQTQLRFVTSEILEDLKLNGDLSIFVGLSLATVYELDDVVRIVFDKSKQFSYEVLKEKKDQIALLYQKKSGKNRDVVIELADDDHDPVLEKLKILLTD; via the coding sequence ATGGAAGCGTTGTATAGAAAATATCGACCAACGAGGTTCTCGGAAATAGTCGGACAGGAACATATCAAAAGACTTTTGAAAAATGCTCTTGACAAACGCAGGATTAGTCACGCATACATATTTGCTGGTCCTCGTGGTACTGGAAAAACCACAACTGCGCGGATTCTCGCAAAATCGTTGAACTGTGAAAACAACCAATACAAAGAACCGTGCAACGAATGTGTTTCGTGCAAAGCTATTGACAACGGATCGCATTTGGATGTTATAGAGCTTGATGCCGCTTCAAATAGAGGCATCGACGAGGTTAGAAAAATCAGAGAAGGTGTGAACTTCACACCCGTTATGGGGAAATACAAAGTATACATCATCGACGAGGTTCATATGCTTACAAAGGAAGCTTTTAATGCACTTCTTAAAACATTAGAAGAACCTCCACAGCATGTTGTGTTTATTTTAGCCACGACAAACCCTGAAAAAATACCTCCAACTATCATCTCTCGTTGCCAAGTTTTGGAATTCCGAAACATCTCAAATGACGAGATTAAAAGCCGTCTTAGAGAGATTTGCGAGAAAGAAGGTTACGATGTAACCGATGAGGCACTGGAAAAGGTCGTAAGAAAAGCTGCAGGCGGACTTAGAGATGCACTCTCAATTCTTGAGCAGGTTGTAAGATATTCTGGTGGGGAAGTCACCCCACAGGCTGTTAACGAGGCTTTAGGATTGGTAGGTGACGAAACAATTGATGAGTTTATTGAATCGCTACGTACTGGGGACTTGCAAAGTGTTGAAGATATTATAGACGAAGTTTACGTAGAAAGAGGGGATTTCGACACATTCCTGACACAGGTTATAGAAAAGTTGTTGGAGCAGAAAAACAGTCATGGTATCAAATTGGCTTCTGAGATCTATAAAATACAAAAAGAGTTAAAAACTGCCGAGGAGAAACTCTTACTGGCAAAGGTGTTGATGCTTAATTTAGCAGTAATGCAAAACAAATCTGCTGAAATTCCATTCTCACAACCAACGGCAACGTATTCATCAAAAACTGTAGCTCAAACCAAAAGCTTAGAAACTCCGAAATCCTCGGTTGAGTCAGAAGAAGAAGTTCAGCAGCTGGTTCAAACGACAAGCAATGGTATTAATAAAGGAACTGCAAATGAAACAAAGATGATAGCAGAAGAGAAAGTCAAAGAAAGTGTCGTATCACCAATTGAAAAGCTCGAAAATGGCGGAGAAAGAGATTTGACAAAGAACCAAATTGAGGAGGTTACTCCTACTGAAGGTTCGAAATCCCAAACTCAGCTTAGATTTGTGACAAGCGAAATCTTAGAGGATTTGAAATTGAACGGTGACTTATCGATCTTTGTTGGTCTGTCTCTTGCTACGGTCTATGAACTAGATGACGTTGTAAGAATCGTATTCGATAAATCCAAACAATTCAGCTACGAGGTATTAAAAGAAAAGAAGGATCAAATAGCTCTGCTCTATCAAAAGAAGTCTGGCAAAAACAGAGATGTTGTAATAGAACTTGCAGATGATGACCATGATCCTGTCCTGGAAAAATTGAAGATTCTGCTCACAGATTAA
- a CDS encoding PEGA domain-containing protein yields MQKDALSFTAELPGVLKVVKPGYIPYEETVTEDATITVELSLPSFLNIKLNPAGARIFVDGKAINSDLGTGIARFQIGFGIHEIVVQAPEYATKTLKVEVSPYEEKNLEISLKRTVTLKLISDKRIDNVIFNGETISIPTSLEVTPGKHKIYLPINFLKNIQEFEVPFVDEYTYKVDSTQLYKLSIDGTPGGAYASIAGQVFKLPNTLLLPESTYEVRIYSEGYEEYATKVDLRKDSVIFYNLKPKSEVSIRTFKDELTVEYDGYERSNVVFKTWFTTIKDATGNVVWYGFSDGTIKDTPKSIPVIISKDIVCVIDGKVFKGPTILQVASGSTVLLYDQRKGNSQEKLQVNRTTVVDSEDRVLVNIYSKDAYEVYWDDKFVGTTPIYFFVTTAGKHKLVFVRNDLKVDEKIVETKKGHLNEFCPSF; encoded by the coding sequence GTGCAAAAGGACGCACTGAGTTTTACTGCAGAGTTACCAGGTGTCTTAAAAGTTGTCAAGCCTGGTTATATCCCGTATGAAGAAACAGTCACAGAGGATGCAACGATTACCGTTGAATTGTCATTACCGTCCTTTCTAAATATAAAATTAAACCCCGCCGGTGCAAGGATATTTGTTGATGGTAAAGCAATAAATAGTGATCTTGGTACGGGCATCGCAAGGTTTCAAATAGGCTTCGGAATTCATGAAATTGTGGTACAAGCTCCTGAATATGCAACGAAGACATTAAAGGTAGAAGTCAGCCCATATGAAGAAAAAAATCTTGAAATATCACTAAAAAGAACGGTAACACTCAAGCTAATCTCGGATAAAAGGATTGATAACGTCATCTTCAACGGAGAGACAATAAGCATCCCAACATCACTGGAGGTTACGCCTGGCAAGCACAAGATTTATTTACCAATCAATTTCTTGAAGAATATCCAGGAGTTTGAAGTTCCGTTCGTGGATGAGTATACCTATAAAGTTGATTCTACACAGCTATACAAATTATCTATTGATGGAACTCCAGGTGGAGCGTACGCGTCCATTGCAGGTCAAGTTTTTAAGCTTCCAAACACGCTGCTGCTACCAGAAAGCACTTATGAAGTTCGAATATACTCCGAAGGTTACGAAGAGTATGCAACAAAGGTTGATTTGAGAAAAGATTCCGTGATATTTTATAATCTAAAACCCAAGTCGGAGGTCTCTATTAGAACGTTCAAGGACGAATTAACAGTAGAGTACGATGGATATGAACGAAGTAATGTGGTTTTCAAAACGTGGTTTACCACAATAAAGGACGCAACTGGAAACGTTGTTTGGTATGGCTTTAGTGACGGGACTATTAAGGATACTCCCAAGAGTATTCCTGTAATAATAAGCAAAGACATAGTTTGTGTAATAGATGGTAAGGTGTTTAAGGGGCCTACAATTTTGCAGGTGGCAAGTGGTTCAACAGTGCTTTTGTACGATCAAAGAAAAGGTAACAGCCAAGAGAAATTACAAGTTAACCGCACTACGGTTGTTGATTCTGAAGATAGGGTACTCGTGAACATCTACTCAAAAGATGCATACGAGGTATACTGGGACGATAAATTCGTTGGAACTACGCCCATTTACTTCTTCGTAACAACTGCAGGCAAGCACAAGTTGGTATTTGTGAGAAATGACCTAAAAGTGGACGAAAAAATTGTCGAAACCAAGAAAGGTCATCTCAATGAATTCTGTCCATCATTTTGA
- the miaA gene encoding tRNA (adenosine(37)-N6)-dimethylallyltransferase MiaA, whose product MKRIIISGPTASGKTDFAIQLAEHLPIEVISMDSRQIYKYMDIGTAKPDPYQLALVKHHMIDIIEPNEYFNAFLYQKMAKEKEEEIRNSGKIPIYVGGTGLYIDALVKGFFEGVSRDENIRKELSKLNEQEPGILRKMLEEFDPEAASRIHPQDIKRTIRALEVYLKTGKRISELQTQQANYEDFVLIVLNPKREELYDRINRRAEKMIEHGLIEEVKTLIERYGKNLDAFKTIGYKEIIDYLDGVYSLELALHLIKRNTRHYARRQIIYLRRFPNAIWLEPGKEALESVLRIIQKEAQF is encoded by the coding sequence GTGAAAAGGATAATAATATCCGGACCAACGGCTTCAGGAAAGACCGATTTTGCCATTCAACTTGCAGAACATTTACCTATAGAAGTCATCTCTATGGATTCAAGACAGATATACAAATATATGGACATTGGAACAGCCAAACCGGATCCATATCAGCTTGCTCTAGTAAAACATCATATGATCGATATTATTGAACCAAACGAATATTTCAACGCTTTTCTGTACCAAAAGATGGCGAAAGAGAAAGAAGAAGAAATAAGAAATTCTGGAAAGATACCAATATATGTTGGTGGCACAGGACTTTACATAGATGCATTAGTAAAAGGTTTTTTTGAAGGCGTCTCACGTGATGAAAACATACGTAAGGAGTTAAGCAAACTCAACGAACAGGAACCAGGAATTTTGAGAAAAATGCTCGAAGAATTTGATCCGGAAGCTGCATCAAGAATTCATCCGCAAGACATTAAACGCACCATTAGAGCGTTAGAGGTCTATCTAAAGACAGGTAAGAGAATTTCTGAGCTGCAAACCCAACAGGCAAATTATGAAGACTTCGTACTTATCGTCTTGAATCCAAAGAGAGAGGAGCTTTACGACAGAATAAATCGCCGTGCCGAAAAGATGATTGAGCACGGGCTTATTGAAGAAGTAAAGACACTTATCGAAAGATACGGTAAGAACCTCGATGCTTTCAAAACCATAGGATATAAAGAGATAATAGACTACTTGGATGGAGTGTACAGTTTGGAGTTGGCACTGCATCTAATAAAGCGAAACACACGACATTACGCAAGAAGGCAGATAATATATCTTAGAAGATTTCCAAACGCCATATGGCTGGAACCTGGAAAAGAAGCGTTGGAAAGTGTTCTTAGGATTATCCAAAAAGAGGCCCAATTCTAG
- a CDS encoding S-layer homology domain-containing protein — protein MTHFMYKILNAKITLLVSVIAVIFIVSYSFAATIKDLSPSAAEYKAVSFLVEQRIMDVDSNGNFKPSLLVTKLDLARYLYALINKYDLPGTQGAKSDVLEKIESRISNLEKQIPSVSPGSSTNISVLQSEVNELKKRLVAVENRVSILESKQIDASKDQQGLLSIQSDISALAKRLALVENKISTATQPKDYSKEIEQLQLKIGTLESKINSLPQPKYYDKDIEQLTKKTADMETKINQLSTATTILSEKLSKLESKSADDLKNLSNVTMNKITELQGNLDKSVRQLSEELEALKSRLGVLEEVIEKGQDFLQRLEALDALTVINAFSSLEVLSNRFDQLEAKYKKLEDKISEISLEQRYILNELVLSQSSTKKLYALEQRISQVEATNTNNINEIKTISSQMETLNNQLSSIRTIAYISLLVSIIAGILVILK, from the coding sequence ATGACTCATTTCATGTACAAAATACTAAATGCTAAAATTACGCTTCTTGTTTCTGTAATCGCGGTAATCTTCATCGTCAGTTATTCCTTTGCTGCCACGATAAAAGATTTGTCTCCATCGGCGGCTGAGTACAAAGCCGTAAGTTTTTTGGTCGAACAAAGAATTATGGATGTAGATTCTAATGGAAATTTTAAACCTTCACTTTTGGTGACAAAACTTGACCTTGCTCGTTATTTGTATGCTCTTATAAACAAGTATGATCTACCAGGCACGCAGGGTGCAAAGTCAGATGTTTTGGAGAAAATTGAATCAAGAATTTCCAATCTTGAAAAACAAATACCCAGCGTTTCCCCAGGGTCATCAACAAATATTTCCGTGTTGCAGAGCGAAGTAAACGAATTGAAAAAAAGACTTGTAGCAGTTGAGAATAGAGTTAGTATTTTAGAGTCCAAGCAAATAGATGCATCGAAAGACCAGCAGGGTTTACTTTCAATTCAGAGCGATATCTCAGCACTGGCCAAAAGGCTAGCGCTTGTTGAAAACAAAATTTCAACAGCTACGCAACCAAAAGACTATAGCAAGGAGATAGAGCAGTTGCAATTAAAGATAGGAACTCTCGAATCGAAAATCAATTCTCTACCACAACCTAAATACTACGACAAAGATATAGAACAACTCACAAAGAAAACTGCTGATATGGAAACGAAAATCAACCAGCTTTCTACTGCTACAACTATCCTTTCGGAAAAACTTTCAAAACTTGAATCAAAATCAGCGGATGATTTGAAAAACTTATCTAATGTCACTATGAACAAAATTACAGAGCTGCAAGGTAATCTAGACAAATCAGTAAGACAATTATCTGAGGAGCTCGAAGCCTTAAAGTCGCGTCTTGGAGTTCTCGAAGAAGTTATTGAAAAAGGTCAAGATTTTTTGCAACGTTTAGAGGCCTTAGATGCTTTAACAGTTATTAACGCGTTTTCCAGTTTAGAAGTTCTTTCGAACCGTTTTGATCAGCTTGAGGCGAAGTACAAAAAGCTTGAAGACAAAATTTCTGAAATTTCCTTGGAGCAAAGGTATATTCTTAACGAATTAGTTTTATCTCAGAGTTCGACGAAAAAATTGTATGCACTAGAGCAAAGAATTTCGCAAGTTGAAGCGACCAATACGAACAATATCAACGAAATCAAAACCATATCATCACAGATGGAAACTCTGAACAACCAACTGTCATCCATCCGCACAATTGCTTACATTAGCTTGTTAGTTTCCATCATCGCAGGAATTCTTGTGATTCTCAAATGA
- the prfA gene encoding peptide chain release factor 1, translating to MESIRTWVKQMLEELERKMTENLELKEMIKISAEYTNFKEIDEKITEYFNLLDEKELWKEEPGSESEIEKIDRQLEKVANDILAQLLPEDEFRDRNVFLEIRAGTGGEEAALFAGDLLRMYLRYAESKGWETEILDESKSDLGGYKEVVVRIKGKNSGTYMKYERGVHRVQRIPVTESGGRIHTSTATVAVLPEIKDVDIYIDPKDLRIDTYRASGAGGQYVNKTESAVRITHLPTGIVVTCQSERSQHQNKEKAMMVLRSKLYELARREQEEKISSQRKNQIGTGERSEKIRTYNFPQNRVTDHRINLTIYNLQAVLDGNLDLIIPKLMQHDIQQQLKELGILQAVEG from the coding sequence ATGGAAAGTATCAGGACATGGGTCAAGCAAATGCTGGAAGAACTTGAGAGAAAGATGACGGAAAACTTGGAACTGAAAGAGATGATTAAGATATCGGCCGAGTACACGAATTTCAAAGAAATAGACGAAAAGATAACCGAGTATTTTAATCTGCTAGATGAAAAGGAGCTCTGGAAAGAGGAACCTGGTAGCGAATCCGAGATAGAAAAAATAGACCGTCAATTAGAAAAGGTAGCCAACGATATACTTGCTCAGTTGCTTCCCGAAGATGAATTTAGAGATAGAAATGTGTTCTTGGAAATACGTGCTGGGACAGGAGGAGAAGAAGCTGCTCTCTTTGCAGGTGATTTGTTGAGAATGTACTTAAGATACGCTGAATCAAAAGGATGGGAAACAGAAATACTCGACGAAAGTAAGTCTGATTTAGGTGGTTATAAAGAAGTAGTTGTTAGAATAAAAGGTAAAAACAGTGGTACCTACATGAAGTACGAAAGAGGTGTACACCGAGTTCAAAGAATTCCGGTCACGGAATCTGGCGGTAGAATACACACCTCAACGGCAACTGTGGCTGTTTTACCTGAAATCAAAGATGTAGACATATACATAGACCCCAAGGACCTCAGAATCGACACATACCGTGCATCAGGTGCTGGTGGGCAATATGTAAACAAAACAGAATCTGCAGTTAGAATTACTCATTTGCCTACTGGAATTGTGGTTACCTGCCAGTCAGAAAGGTCACAGCATCAGAACAAAGAAAAAGCAATGATGGTTTTGCGCTCGAAGTTATACGAACTTGCACGTCGTGAGCAAGAGGAAAAAATATCTTCCCAGCGCAAGAACCAAATAGGTACTGGCGAGAGGAGCGAAAAGATACGAACTTACAACTTCCCGCAAAACAGGGTTACGGATCACAGAATTAACTTAACGATATACAATCTTCAGGCTGTTCTTGATGGGAACCTTGACCTTATTATACCAAAATTGATGCAGCATGATATTCAACAACAGCTTAAAGAACTCGGGATTCTTCAGGCAGTGGAGGGATAA